The DNA region GGAAGTAGTTCTGCGTCTGCAGGAAGTAGAtatacacaaatctaaatgttAAAAGGAATGTCATGGTACACATGTCCTGATTAAGATAGATAACACACATCTGATTCAGAACTGAGGTGATGGAGCATATTTGGAGCTGGCCAATCATGAAAATGAATATAAACTTAGCATAGTCTAAAGCAGGGCTCTccaaaccctgttcctggagagctccCCTCCAATCCTGTTCATGGAGAGctcccctcctgtaggttttcactccgaccctgttcctggagagctcccctcctgtaggttttcgctctgaccctgttcctggagagctcccctcctgtaggttcactccaaccccagttttaaataacctgattcagtttatcaaccagctaattattagaatcaggtgtgctagattagggtaggattgaaaacctacaggacggtaactctccaggaacagggtcagagtgaaaacctacaggacggtaactctccaggaacagggtcagagtgaaaacctacagaacggtaactctccaggaacagggtcagagtgaaaacctacaggacagtaactctccaagaacagggtcagagtgaaaacctacaggacagtagctctccaggaacagggtcagagtgaaaacctacaggacggtaactctccaggaacagggtcagagtgaaaacctacaggacggtaactctccaggaacagggtcagagtgaaaacctacaggacagtaactctccaggaacagggtcagagtgaaaacctacaggacagtagctctccaggaacagggtcagtgtgaaaacctacaggacggtaactctccaggaacagggtcagagtgaaaacctacaggacagtagctcttcaggaacagggtcagtgtgaaaacctacaggacagtagctctccaggaacagccCTGGTCTAGTGTACAGTAATACGTCTAAAACTGGGCCGGTGTGGGTAAACTACAATACGTACCTTTCTGGGGATGGCATCTTGGTTCTTCCCCGTGGCCACGTTCATCACAGAACTTTCTGGTGGCTTTCCTAAGAACGACACActgccaacacaacacacatagtTATCATGTGTAATGCTGTTCGACTATATAACATTTGAGTTTGAAACCCATATGGTTAGTAGCAGTGATACCTGAGCAGTGGACAGCTGAAGCAGGACAGCCAGAGGATATCAGTGATGTTCATGGGAGGTGGGAGCTGGGCGAGGCAGGCCAGAAACTACACAACGCCAGGGAAACAAACAATactttcagaaaatattcagcTCAAACTGTTGCATCCTCAGCTCTTTTATGATagaaaaaaataaataggctGGTATGAGAAACTGGGGTGATAAAAAGAGCATTAGTATTTCAAGAATGCGAGGCTCAGGACAGTCATGTTCTCGCTCTCACCTGGATGAAGACCAGGGTCAGCTGACACTGCAATAGGAACAGGAAGCTCTTGCGGATGCCGTACGTAGTGTGACGCGCCTTGAAGGGAATCATACACgtaaaataaatatattgtaTCTCTGTGTGCGTGCAAGTGTCTCACCTGTTCTATGAGTTTGACCATGCTGACCGACTCCCCCTGGTGGAAGGTGACAGAACAGGCCAGGGTGTTGAGTTGACCAGAGAGACTGAGGGGAGACAGACCCTCTACCTCCCCGTTCAGGCCTGCTCCTGTCGCGTAGCCGAACGTCTCCCACGAACACCGCGACGGGTACAGGGGGTCCAGGGCGATGCTGGGGGAAGGACAAGAGGTTTTGTTGTTATTCATCTTTATTTATGAGGAACGGTATTGTGACTTCATAATTTCATTAAGGCCTGGAGCAGTTGTGTTATCAGGTTGTAAGTGAATGTATGGACGCACATCTTAGACTATTTATAAATTAACTAGGCAACAGCTGCCGTGTTTGTGACATGCATTTGTTTCACGTGTACCTGAGGTCGCTCTGTAGGAAGAGGCAGCTGTTGCGGAAGTTGGCAGAGCTCCCCAGGCAGCACGTCacctctctgttctcctgcatGATCTTTATCATCTCACAcatagctacacacacacacaaaaagattCAGAACAATCTCACACACGTACAATGAGCAAAAATATGAACCCAAAAATTTCTAAGTCACAGTTCAAATACGggaatcagtcaactgaaataaattcattaggccctgatctatggatttcacattactgggaaTACAGAAGGTAGggtcgtggatcagaaaaccagtcagaatTTCgtttgaccaccatttgcctcatcctTCGCATTGAGTTGATCagcctgttgattgtggcctgttgaatttaccccactcctcttcaagggCTGTgccaagttgctggatattggcgggaactggaacgcggtcgtacacgtcaatccagagtatcccaaacatgctcaatgggtgacatgtctggtgagcatgcaggctatggaagaactgggacattttcagcttcctggAGTTGTGttcagatccttgtgacatggttgtgtattatcatgctgaaacatgaggtgatggtggtggatgaatggctcgataatgggcctcaggatctcatcacggtatctctgtgcattcaaattgccatcagtaaaatgcaattgtgttcgccTGCCATAACATAatcccaccatggggcactctgttcacaacgttgatgtCAGCAATCTGCTCGCCCACAAGTTGTCATAAACGTGGTCTGCGGttctgaggccggttggacgtattgccaaagtctctaaaacaatgttgaggcggcttatggtagataaattaacataaaattctcaggcaacagctctggtggacattactgcagtcagcatgccaatagcacactccctcaaaacctgagacatctgtggcattgtgtgacaaagctgcatattttagagtgaccttttattgtccccagcaacaAGGTGCACCCgtgtaatgatcatgcagtttaatcagcttcttgatatgccacacctgtcaggtggatggattaccttggcaaaggAGACATGCTCACTCAGAgatttaaacaaatttgtgcaaaaaAAATCAGAGAAATAGGCTTTTAGTGCTTATGGAAAATTTCAGGGATctttttttttcagctcatgaaacatgggaccaacactttacatgcatatttttgttcagtgtagctgTAACAAGCATAGCTATATTGCAAATCTTGAGATAAAATAAACTTAAATACCATGATCAATTGATTTGTATATTAAAAATATAGTAATGTCTTTGTACCAAATACTAAGCATAGTCTAAAGCAGAAAAGGTTGATTCATGTACGTGAAGTGAACTGTAATATGTTCCGACTCACTCTCTGGGGTACAGTCGGTGAAGAGAGGCACCAACAGAGGCACGTTGTCAATGTTCTTCAGGTGAGGACGAACCTGGTGGATACCACGAGGTAGCTTCgcctggagggggtgggggggagagcgaaagcgagagagagagagaagggttagcAAGAAACAGGTGTACGTCACAGTTGAGAAGAGAAAACGAGAAGAAAAGAAAAGGAAAGACAAACAGTATTTGTCCTGTACTCTGTTGCAGTCCTCCAGGAAGCTGGGAACATCAGCAGTCTCCTCCTCTGGTAACAACGGCCCCTCTGCCTCATCTCGGGAGTCTTGGTGCAGGTCATCATGTAGGGAGTCCTGGCCTGGGCTGTTGGGGGCACCGTCACAGGGACTGTCCCTGTTTGGGGTCAGAGAGATGTGACAGTTCCACCCTGTCTCCAGGCCCATCTTCTCTGCAAACACCTTACACATACacaggagaaacagacagacaggcagattgTCACCATTGTCGTCAGCTTTACCGTCACAAACATCTCAGAAAACACACCGTACTGCACCACATCGTCACCACCACAAACATCTCAGCAAACACACCGACCTTGCTGCGTAGTTCGTCCTCCATGGAGAAGTAGACAAAGCGTATGCAGGCGGTGACCAGAGCGTCTATGAGCCTGACGGTGTCCAGACGAGCCTGGAACTGGGAGGACACCATTCCCATGAAGATCTGACCACTCAGAGCCTGAACACAGTCATCCTTCTCCACACCTTCTCCTATACCCTCTATGGAGAGatgtcaggggagagagagagaaaggagggggacaAAATATGAAAATATATAGAAGCAAAAGTCACACTAAGGTACAACACAAAACACATTGTAAGTGTAGCTGTATCATCCTCTCTTCCCAGCCTCTCCCCTCGTCCCAGCCTCTCCTCCCCTCGTCCCAGCCTCTGGACTCCTCCCTTACCATCAGAGCTCCAGGAGTTCCTGCGGGAGTCGTATTTGATAGGGGTGGTGGAGGGCAGTTCTACCCCAGAGAAGAGGTTGGGTCCGGGGGCTAGCTCCACACATTTCCCATTGAGCTGGTTGGACAGGGAAACCTGCATGGGCTTGTAGGCAAAGGCAGAGCAGTAGCCCGACAGACAGGCACGCTGGTAGAAGTCCAGAACTTTCTTCCTGTAGGGGGGTAGCCATATAAAGAGTGAATAATGCATGAAGGCCTTTATGTTTATTGTGGTATAAGCAGAATTCTATATAATTCCAATGCAAGAACCCCCCAAAATTGTGCGCCCTCACTGATTTCAACAGCCACCTTAGCCACGTTATCCTGGTGCCGGGTCTGCTCATTAGGTTATTATAAGGCTGCGATAAGACTACATAAGGCTGCGATAAGACTACATAAGGCTGCGATAAGACTACATAAGGCTGCAATAAGACTACATAAGGCTGCAATAAGACTACAATAAGGCTGTGATAAGACTACATAAGGCTGCAATAAGGCTGTGATAAGACTACATAAGGCTGCAATAAGGCTGTGATAAGACTACATAAGGCTGCAATAAGGCTGTGATAAGACTACATAAGGCTGCGATAAGACTACAGAAGGCTGCGATAAGACTACATAAGGCTGTGATAAGACTACAGAAGGCTGCGATAAGACTACAGAAGGCTGCGATAAGACTACATAAGGCTGCGATAAGACTACATAAGGCTGCGTGCGATAAGACTACATAAGGCTGCGATAAGACTACATAAGGCTGCGATAAGACTACATAAGGCTGTGATAAGACTACATAAGGCTGCAATAAGGCTGTGATAAGACTACATAAGGCTGCAATAAGGTTGTCATCAGGCTGCTATAAGGTTGTCATCAGGCTGCTATAAGGTTGTCATCAGGCTGCTATAAGGTTGTCATCAGGCTGCTCTGACCTGTCGGAGCCAGAGAGGGGATAGATGTCAGATCCGTCCCAGACGTCAGTGCAGGCTTCCAGGATGAGGTCAGCTGAGCCGTGAGACAACATCTGGACGTTATCTAGGGGtgagaggtcaggggtcacagAGGTGCAACAAAACAATTCCAAGAAAGAGGTCAAGGCTAAAAAAAGAGGGtaagagacggagagagcgaaTGTGAAaccagagagatggagtgaaagtgAGCGAGAGGGAAGAAAGACAAAGAATAAAAGAGCTATAGAGAAAGAAAACGCTAGCTATTCTCACTGGAAGAGGAGTCTCTGAtgaagagggagatgaggtgGCTGATGGGAGGTTGTCTCTTGGTGAAGTTGTGTAGGCGTCGAGGGACAGACTCCTTGGCCTTCTCCCCACAAGGCAGCTGGTACAGAGCTAGGTGGTTCTCCTGTTTGAACAGCTCCCTCGCCCCGGGAGTGAACCCTGAGAAACACACGAGAAGAAAAAGAGTGGAATAGAagcggtcagtgtgtgtgtatgcatgcgtgcGTACGTGTGcatctcttcccttccttctcctcACCTATAAGCCTGGACAGCTCACACAGTCCCCAGGGCACGTGGACGGGCAGCACGGCCCCGTGGCTTTCCTGCAGCGCCAGGTTACTGAGGTGGTCGGAGAAGCGGCAGAGCTGCTGGGTGACGCTGGCGTTGCACAGGTTGAGCAGGATGTTGAGGCCCAGGGGCTTGAGGCTGGGCAGGTGGCACTGCCAGCCCTGCTCGTCGAACTGGATACTCACCGGGTTCTGCTGGTCCTGAGACAGACTCAGCATCTCCAGGTGGTAGTCACACACGTAGTCCTCCGCGTCGTTGTCACAGCAACCCACCATGTCCTGAGAGGGGtggcgagagggagacaggggaaaaAGGAGGTGGAATGAATGCTGTGCAGTAAGATAGTGATGACAAGAGATtgatatattgtgtgtgtgtgtgtgaacgcacGCCTTACCTGTTCAGGGCCCTGGTCCCCTCCCTCGGTGTTGTGGCTGAAGCTGACATTAGATCCTGAGGGGTGTTTGGTGCGTGTCTCCTGTGCCTGCCGCCGAAGCTGAACTGTGTCTTCGGAACGGCCGGTGTCATGTGAAGTCTCACTGGGCTCATGCCCGCCCCCCATCCCATCCATCACTGGCATACACAGCAGAGCCTCCCCCTCCTGGGTCTGACAGATAGGATGACCAGCCAAATCAGACTTTCAATCACTGAAAAGATTCTATCAACTGTCAAAACGTGTCTCAGTCACTACCTCAGATGCTTAAAGGAACTAGATCATGGTCTCACGTCAGATAACGCGACGGTCGTGTCGCGTTAGAACGACTCCATCTGACGGAAGACTATGGAAACTAGATACTAAAAAAAGAGAGCAATTCTATCATCATTGACGTTCTATATTCTAGTACTACAGGTTTAAAATGTCACTTACAGGAACTCGTAGACAATAAGAGCCCTTATAGGTAACCGAACGATACATCTGATTTTAGTGGGCAAGAACAGGAGAAGATTAAGAGCAATTGATGAAAAAGTAGCAATCTACAGACGTATACCCCCCACCACCCCAAATATACACCTTCTTGTCTACTCAAAACACAAACACGCACCTCGTCACGGTCATCGTCGGTCTCCATGCGGCAGAAGGAGTTGACAGACAGGTCGTCTCGCAGGTCTTGCTGACTGTCGTTGTGAGGCGGCTCCACGCGACCACTGAAGAACAACACGGTCTCTGGACTGGGGTTAGGCCAGGATAATACACCCTGTTTgtccacacaacacaacacctggcgagagagggagagaagagttaTACCCGTGTTCATTTCGACGGCGAAAATATTCATCAAACACCTGCAATGCAGTGGCAATTGACAGGACGATAACAGATaacagtcctcaactggcagcttcattaaatagtacccgcaaaacacccgtctcaatgtcaacagtaaagcagcgactccgggatgctggccttctaggcagggtTCCTCTGTGCAGTGTCTGTGCTCTTTTGCACATATTAatcttttcttcttattggccagtctgagatatggctttttctttgcaactatgcctagaaggccagcatcccagagtcgcctcttcactgttgacgttgagactggtgtattgtgggtactatttaatgaagctgccaggtgAGAACTTTTGAgactgtctgtttctcaaactagacactaatgtacttgtcatcttgctcagttgtgcaccggggcctcccactctttctattctggttagggccagtttgcgctgttctgtgaagggagtagtacacagcattgtaccagatgttcagtttcttggcaatttctcgcatggaatagccttcatttctcagaacaagaacagactgacgagtttcagaagaaagtttctggacattttgagcctgtcttcgaacacacaaatgctgatgctccagatactcaactagtctaaagatggccagttgtattgcttctttattcaggacaacagttttcagctgtgttaacataattgcaaaatggttttctaatgaacaattagctaacacaaagtgccattggaacacataagtgatggttgctgataattggcctctgtacgcctatgtagatattccataattactattacatatatattttttaaatctgctgtttccagctacactaGTCATTTaccacattaaccatgtctacactgtatttctgatcaatttgatgttattttaaaatggacaaaaaaaatgtgctACCGAGTGGCTAAGACAAGCAagtcccatactattgtggaggacttaattcttcctgctgccgcggatctggctgggacaatgctgggcaAAAGGCCccaaaactatacagacaatgacttcatcaaacaacacaatttcacgatgcatcagtgacgtggcagatgttttgaaacaattactgagTTCGcctacaagccagtgaattctatgcggtacagctggatgagtcaacagacgtggcagcCAGGCACAGCTCCTGATATCCATTACGTTtatgggggtcaattaaggaagacatcctcttctggaaaccaggacaacaggagagtatatttttaaagtactggacagctttgtgacatccaATGGACTTTGGTGGTAAAGATgttttggtatctgtactgatggcacaaaagccatgacagggaaacATAGTGGAGGGGTAACacgtgtgcaagcagttgctcccgacgccacttgggtacactgcagcatccaccgagaggctcttgctgccaagggaatgcctgacatcttgaaagatgttttggacactacagtgaaaatggttaactttgttaaagcaaggcccctgaactctcatgtattttctacactatgcaatgatatgggcagcgaccatgtaacacttttacaacatacagaaagaagtgcgctggttatcaaggggcaaagtatcaacttttttttgttgtagagagacgagcttaaagttcttactgaccatcattttcacttgtctgaccgcttgcatgatgatgagtttctcacacgacttggcctatctgggtgatgttttttctcacctgaatgatctgaatctaggattacagggactctccacaactaaATTCAATGTgctggacaaaattgaggctatgattaagaagttggagctcttcacTGTCtgaattaacaaggacaacacacaggtctttccatcattgtatgattttttttggtgtgcaaatgaactcaagcttacggacaatgttaCGGAcactgcctccagtccacttaccgatatctgaacaagagaacctcatcgaaattgcaacaagccgTTCTGTaaaaatttaatttaatcagaagccactgccagattattggattgggctgcgctcagagtatcctgccttggcaaatcgtaaaatgcaaatgaattacttaaaaaccataccatgtgattttctggatttttagattccgcctctcacagttgaagtgtacctatgataaaaattacagacctctatatgctttgtaagtgggaaaacctgcaaaatcggcagtatcAAATACTTCTTCTCCGAGCCAATGACCTCATTTCAAGATGGCTGCTACCTACATTCCAGTTAATGTTGAGAAGCATAAACAAAATACGTTGATGCACACCAAAAGCCGGGACTCCACAGATCATGAGGATATCTTAAATTGTCTGCCTGTGACCAACCATTAGTGATCACCAGCCCCTAgagtcaaaatgtttattttacaaAACGTTTAGGCTACTAATTTGGAGAAGCTTAGTTACCGTGACTAGACAGTCACAAGGAATTTGATTACTTACGACAAAACTTTGATTATAATATAGCTACAGCATGTTAAGGGGCAGGGCTCCAGACTATGACCCTTTAGTAGCATTTTGTGACCTTTTGACTTGGCTGTACGAGTAAAACTTTTTATTTAGTCTCATAAGTGCGATCTGAACATTCATTATAATGGTCACCTCACTCAAATGTTCCAAAACTTGATTTGGTCAAACAGTAAAGTGCATTATCTTCATGACTCCTGTAATGAAAGTGTCTGCCCAGCCCATGGGCCTGTTTCGCTGGgacctgctgctgtgatgagcgAGCCACTCTCccagagataaaaaaaaaaaaaaggcttgTGATTGTATAACATTTCAAAATCCATTTGTGACAAATACTGGAAGCAACTGTTGTTCTCAGCGTTCTGTGGGTATAATTTTAAATTTGTCATATCTTAATCTTGAGCTCAATAGCAACTATTTTTACAACCAAGATATTTGATATGGCTTTTAGATCATAGCGTTCGGAATGtgcattttttttttgggggggggggggggtagcccCAAAATAATTTTTCCTTTGATATTAGTGCACATAAAGATCAGGGTTTCCTTAGCCCGAAATAGCCGGCTTTTGGCCAATATTTATTTTGTTGAGAAGACACTACATAAAATTGCAGCCAGCCAATTGTTGGGGAGAAGGAAAATTCCCATCGCAAAATAATGCTTttttagcctattcattgatggaaatacctgtctttgtaaatacatttgactggtcaAACACATCGGTCTATAAgttaatttgcataatttagtAGAATTAAATTGGCACGTGTACAGTATATTAATTATTTATCTTATTTGTGCGCATACAGCATTCAGATGGGTCTCCCGAGTGGGGCaacagtctaaggcactgaatctctgtgctagaggcatcactacagaccctggttcgattcaagactgtatcacaacctgccgtgattgggagtcccatagggcgacgcacaattggcccagtgtcgtccgggttagggtttataaaaaaaaatatatataaaaaaaaaatatatatatatatatatatatttttttttacagataaGAGCATTTGAATGGAAAATCTGTCAAACAAGGCGAGAActgtttgaaacctgaacgttttaatacatattatgaggcatgtcttaccatGCTTCAAAGTTGCCTATCAGATCTAGTCTTTCTAAATTTCTAACAGATATCTCTGTCACATGAAAACGCTGTCATGTGCCTTCTGACAATGTTGTTTCCCACTAATTCTATTAAGGAATGAACATTCACGAGTAGCCTAATGCCTTGCGCGCATTTCTGTGCATAGAATGTGAAGAGATAATACTTCCAACActttaagctaaatgttctgatctgttgcactTACCTTTTTGTAAATGTAGCTTAGGCCTACTGGTTGAATTTGGGATCTGTCCTCCCataactgtcccagagtctgtttggaataggTTATTTCTTTCTCGACatgctgaccaatagaataggtcaacttttctaCTATGGGTGAACAGTAGATTGACCTAGGCTAGGTATTTTGCTGTTCGTTACTTGTCTcgttggctgaggaaaagtaaatgtggacagttaatATAACATCTTCAAAGTGCACATCAGAATTCGGTAATGTTCAGTCATTCTGAGCACCATGGGCAGAGGGCCAAATCAGGTTACACACCCAATGTCTATCGGCCTGGGTACGTTCAAACGTTCCTGGTCAAAATGTCCCGCGCCACATTTTCCTAATGCAGACCCTGATAAAGCTGGAAGCAAATTCATCTCCATTGAACAAaattcataacattctggaaccCTATTTTAAAATTCTAATATAACAATACATTTTCAACCAACAATTCATGACAATCACTGGATTAGGTTGTACATCAAAACATACTGGGTTATGCTGTTTGGACATGTCAGATGAAAATATATTTATTGAAAAGCATACCATCTCAGTAGTCTATTACATAGTCAAAAGCACTATGAATGACTTTATTGAggtgataaaaaatatatatattttgtgtgaCACCACAGAAAATAATTGGTGCGACCAAATCATGGGCTGGTGACACCAACTGAAAAAGTCAGTGGCAACAGTGTCACCAAGAGAAAATGTTAGTTTGGAGCCCTGTCAAGGGGTGTGATCAGCTGCAGAGTAATGTGTTCTTCTGCCAATTTGGCTGTTGTGAAGAGAATCCGATACgatatttttctccccaatttcgtcaTGTTCAATTGGTTGTCTTGTCCATTgatgcaactcccgtacggactcgggagaggcgaacgTCGTGCATCCTCTGCaaccccgccaagccgcactgcttcttgacacactgcatacccaatgtgttggaggaaacactgtacacctggtgaccgttgTCAGGGTGCATGTGCCCGGcgtgccacaggagtcgctagagcgcgatgggacaagggcatcccggccggccaaacactcccctaacccggacgacgctgggccaattgtgcttcgcctcatgggtctcccagacGCGACCTGCTGCGACACAGCCCTgtatcgaaccaggatctgtagtaacacagatagcactgcgatgcagtgctttagagcGCTGAAGCACTCGCAATAGGATGTTAGGAGAAAAATATGTCGGCAGGGTGGGAAACATTTATTTGATTGTTTTTGTACCTATAACCCcctctgattttttttttttactaaactAAATAGACAAAATAATTAGCAAAAGAGTGCCAAAATGAAcattattatacacacacactgaagaacAAGTCTCCAGACTGGGGTTAGGCAGCATAATATACCATGAATTGTCAatacaacactgtgtgtgtgagagtgagtgagtcacacacacatacaaactagTACTTACAGTGACAGAGCCGAGTGTGTGTAGCAGGCTGGAGGTGTAGCAGAGAGTCTGGGATTCTCCCCTCAGCACTCCCACAAGGTGTCTCCACACACACCGCAGCAtctcctgcacacacacagttACGCTACATCACATTTACACCCACTACTGGAGAAAAAAAAGATAAACAAGTCATCGTTGACTCGATTTTCCGTTTGTCAGACATTATAAGAACGCAAAACTGGTCTGATGTTGAAAGGAGTGCCCAACCCTCAACATTGCTTGTGTAGATCGCAATCCGAAATGAATGGTGAAGATTAAACGCAGGAAGACTGTCATTACACTCCTCAATCAAAAAACCTGCTGAAATTCCAAAGACTGTGAACACTATTGACATATTGAAATCCATAATGTCTTCGAAAAGTCAAGACTTGCTGCTAAGGCGATTGAGTCGAGCTGCTACCATAGTATGAGAGGACAGACTGCAGAATTACAGGCTGCTGGGTTACAGACTGCAGAATTACAGGCTGCAGAATTACAGGCTGCAGAATTACAGGCTGCAGAATTACAGGCTGCAGAATTACAGGCTGCAGAATTACAGGCTGCAGGGTTAGATGAAGCACATGAAATAGCCTTTATGCTCGGTTGCAGTCAGTAGCATCTATTCTACAGCATATATTCTACTAGCTATATACTAGTGGCAAAGTGGGAAAATAAATAATCTCAAGAACACCTCAAACTTTGAGGTTTTGGAACCTCAATGCAAGTAAAACACAGCATTGGTAGACATCCTTTAGATGTATTGAGTCTGACCTTACACTCTCAGATGCTTCCTTTCCTTTACTCCTTTCCTTATGAAATCATATTGCGCCCACCAATTAGGTTATTTTCAGATTAGTGTTCATCAACTAAGGCACTTGAGGAAAGGAGGGTGTTTTAAGAGTAAAAGGAGACAGCTAGTGGGGCTGATTTTCCCATCATGCATTACAAGCAGGCGGGCAAAGTCGGCAGTCACAGGCTCAGGGTAGAGGCCAATCTAGAACCAAGCTCAAGCCC from Oncorhynchus nerka isolate Pitt River linkage group LG16, Oner_Uvic_2.0, whole genome shotgun sequence includes:
- the LOC115144105 gene encoding transmembrane protein 94-like isoform X3, with the protein product MELQDKKQEEGVGTLGLSTGQALGTLRDQLTTLLDQHQTTGRGKQPTAQEQWVKSFLHHGNRHSCLHWPGAALTLLVVLGLLCCYGDQPHGSSGIELVNAAALLLLFTLSFMLIGRQQRLRRTEMVHRLNSIINQLNDYLSGWADLGNGVRWSPSLYPDLYTPSSPSWSLHWAYRDSKLVNLPVSLLVEGDVIALRPGKEAFASLRGIKDDEHIVLEPGDLFPPLSPPPSPRGDQKRVPQSPQQHRLFRVVRTPILDSVRNSLDLALSRPITALDNERFTVQSIMAKFACPIVLVAFLVVNTVRYFCDAPGLTPGRFNFIQLQLMGVLPILPLLFPVMWVLVNAYGEASVLAESSRASPTGLLAKFSEDTLSSYTEAVSSQEMLRCVWRHLVGVLRGESQTLCYTSSLLHTLGSVTVLCCVDKQGVLSWPNPSPETVLFFSGRVEPPHNDSQQDLRDDLSVNSFCRMETDDDRDETQEGEALLCMPVMDGMGGGHEPSETSHDTGRSEDTVQLRRQAQETRTKHPSGSNVSFSHNTEGGDQGPEQDMVGCCDNDAEDYVCDYHLEMLSLSQDQQNPVSIQFDEQGWQCHLPSLKPLGLNILLNLCNASVTQQLCRFSDHLSNLALQESHGAVLPVHVPWGLCELSRLIGFTPGARELFKQENHLALYQLPCGEKAKESVPRRLHNFTKRQPPISHLISLFIRDSSSNNVQMLSHGSADLILEACTDVWDGSDIYPLSGSDRKKVLDFYQRACLSGYCSAFAYKPMQVSLSNQLNGKCVELAPGPNLFSGVELPSTTPIKYDSRRNSWSSDEGIGEGVEKDDCVQALSGQIFMGMVSSQFQARLDTVRLIDALVTACIRFVYFSMEDELRSKVFAEKMGLETGWNCHISLTPNRDSPCDGAPNSPGQDSLHDDLHQDSRDEAEGPLLPEEETADVPSFLEDCNRAKLPRGIHQVRPHLKNIDNVPLLVPLFTDCTPETMCEMIKIMQENREVTCCLGSSANFRNSCLFLQSDLSIALDPLYPSRCSWETFGYATGAGLNGEVEGLSPLSLSGQLNTLACSVTFHQGESVSMVKLIEQARHTTYGIRKSFLFLLQCQLTLVFIQFLACLAQLPPPMNITDILWLSCFSCPLLSVSFLGKPPESSVMNVATGKNQDAIPRKTQNYFLGCFLLRFGLTVCAYLLGFGFTLHEVCLRANNLTMAENTTISCSDILRVSSAQDAPHWFRELSNGLLLTQKVMAGFLALHTVVISLSYVHRSQPLWKKNPFSNTWWCLTVPVVLLGQLVQATVDYQLWQDRLAHLTFDLKDIPMLAWLLVSLSSLVVVLLNEAVKLHEIRVRVRYQKRQKLQFETKLGMNSPF